A segment of the Xenopus tropicalis strain Nigerian chromosome 6, UCB_Xtro_10.0, whole genome shotgun sequence genome:
GGAGACCGCTGCGTATaccaggtctcttaactctttgaattttgactttagcttgctgCCTTTTTatactttgattctttctccggacttttacatttgccaaagtatttcaatttttttcagccAAATCACCTGCGGCCACACCATGCAAAATCAGTCCATTGAagtgagtgtgcctgtgtatgctaGGTCTCTTAACTTTTTGGATTTTGTCagggcccttttgactttagcttgccgcctttctcaattTTGATTCTCTCTCTTGACTTTTATACTTTATGAAAGTATTTCAAATGCTTTTTACTAAGTCACCTGTGGCCCGGATGAACCTGATCTTGGTAGACCTGGAAAACTTAGCAAGGCTTGCCCTGGTTGGTGCTTGGAAGGGAGAGCGGTGTGTATAGCCGTTTTctgaactctttgaattttgactTTAGCTTTTTTGATTCTCTCTCTTGACTTTTATACTTTATGAAAGTATTTCAAATGCTTTTTACTAAGTCACCTGTGGCCCGGATGAACCTGATCTTGGTAGACCTGGAAAACTTAGCAAGGCTTGCCCTGGTTGGTGCTTGGAAGGGAGAGCGGTGTGTATAGCCGTTTTctgaactctttgaattttgactttagctttttatactttgattctttctccgtacttttacatttgccatgtaacttgccgcctttctcaactttgattctctcTCTTGACTTTTACACTTTGTGAAAGTATTTCAAGCAttttcaaccaagtcacctgcGGCCTGAATAAAATTGATCTTgatagatctggaaagctaagcagggcttgccCTGGTCAGTGCTTGGAAGGGAGACTGCTGCCTAAAGCAGGTCTctgaactctttgaattttgtcatggcccttttggctttagcttgccgcctttctcaactttaaTTCTCTCTCTTGACTTTTATACTTTGCGAAAGTATTTCAAGTATTTTCAAGCAAGTCACCTGCGGCCTGAATAAAATTGATCTTGagagatctggaaagctaagaagggcttgccctggtcagtgcttggaagggagaccgCTGCCTAAAGCAGGTCTctgaactctttgaattttgtcagtGCCACACCATTCAAAATCAGTCCATTGAagtgagtgtgcctgtgtatgctaggtctcttaactctttgaattttttcatggccattttggctttagcttgccatCTCAACTTTAATTCTCTCTCTTGACTTTTATACTTTGCGAAAGTATTTCAAACACTTTCTGCCAAGACACCTGTGGCACAAATGAACCTGAAATACTGGTTTTGTGTACAGCAGGTCTCTTAAATCTTTGAATTTtttcatggcccttttgactttatctttccgcctttctcaactttgtgTCTCTCTCTTGACTTTTACACTTTGTGAAAGTATTTCAAGCATTTTCAAGCAAGTCACCTGCAGCCTGAATAAAATTGATCTTgatagatctggaaagctaagaaGGGCTTGCCCTGGTCAGTGCTTGGAAGGGAGACAGCTGCGTATAGCAGGTATCTGAACtctttgactttagcttgccgcctttttatactttgattctttctccggaattttacatttcccaaagtatttcaatttttttcagcgAAATCACCTGAGGCCACACCAACTGAAATCAGTGCTTGTAAGCGAGTATGCCTGTGTATgctaggtctcttaactctttgaattttttcatgaattttgtcttatctttgattctttctctggaattttacactttgccaaaatATTTCAAATCTTGCAATCCAAGTCACCTGCAGCCCAAATGAACCTCATCTTGATTGCTCTGGAAAACTAAGCAGGGCTTGTCTTGGTTAGTTCTTGGAAGGGAGACCGCTGcgtacagcaggtctcttaactctttgaattttgtcatggccattttgactttagcttgccgcctttctcaactttgattctctcTCTTGACTTTTATACTTTGCGAAATATTTCAAATGCTTTCTACAAAGTCACCTGTGGCCCGGATAAACCTGAACTTGATAGAACttgaaagctaagcagggcttgccCTGGTCAGTGCTCGGAAGGGAGACCGCTGCGTATaccaggtctcttaactctttgaattttgactttagcttgctgCCTTTTTatactttgattctttctccggacttttacatttgccaaagtatttcaatttttttcagccAAATCACCTGCGGCCACACCATGCAAAATCAGTCCATTGAagtgagtgtgcctgtgtatgctaGGTCTCTTAACTTTTTGGATTTTGTCagggcccttttgactttagcttgccgcctttctcaattTTGATTCTCTCTCTTGACTTTTATACTTTATGAAAGTATTTCAAATGCTTTTTACTAAGTCACCTGTGGCCCGGATGAACCTGATCTTGGTAGACCTGGAAAACTTAGCAAGGCTTGCCCTGGTTGGTGCTTGGAAGGGAGAGCGGTGTGTATAGCCGTTTTctgaactctttgaattttgactTTAGCTTTTTTGATTCTCTCTCTTGACTTTTATACTTTATGAAAGTATTTCAAATGCTTTTTACTAAGTCACCTGTGGCCCGGATGAACCTGATCTTGGTAGACCTGGAAAACTTAGCAAGGCTTGCCCTGGTTGGTGCTTGGAAGGGAGAGCGGTGTGTATAGCCGTTTTctgaactctttgaattttgactttagctttttatactttgattctttctccgtacttttacatttgccatgtaacttgccgcctttctcaactttgattctctcTCTTGACTTTTACACTTTGTGAAAGTATTTCAAGCAttttcaaccaagtcacctgcAGCCTGAATGAAATTGATCTTgatagatctggaaagctaagcagggcttgccCTGGTCAGTGCTTGGAAGGGAGACTGCTGCCTAAAGCAGGTCTctgaactctttgaattttgtcatggcccttttggctttagcttgccgcctttctcaactttaaTTCTCTCTCTTGACTTTTATACTTTGCGAAAGTATTTCAAGTATTTTCAAGCAAGTCACCTGCGGCCTGAATAAAATTGATCTTGagagatctggaaagctaagaagggcttgccctggtcagtgcttggaagggagaccgCTGCCTAAAGCAGGTCTctgaactctttgaattttgtcagtGCCACACCATTCAAAATCAGTCCATTGAagtgagtgtgcctgtgtatgctaggtctcttaactctttgaattttttcatggccattttggctttagcttgccatCTCAACTTTAATTCTCTCTCTTGACTTTTATACTTTGCGAAAGTATTTCAAACACTTTCTGCCAAGACACCTGTGGCACAAATGAACCTGAAATACTGGTTTTGTGTACAGCAGGTCTCTTAAATCTTTGAATTTtttcatggcccttttgactttatctttccgcctttctcaactttgtgTCTCTCTCTTGACTTTTACACTTTGTGAAAGTATTTCAAGCATTTTCAAGCAAGTCACCTGCAGCCTGAATAAAATTGATCTTgatagatctggaaagctaagaagggcttgccctggtcagtgcttggaagggagaccgCTGCCTAAAGCAGGTCTCTGAACTCTTTGAATTTtatcatggcccttttgactttagcttgccgcctttctcaactttgattctttcttttGACTTttatactttgcaaaaatatttcaaatgatTTCTACAAAGTCACCTGTGGCCCAGATTAACCTGAACTTGATATAATTgcaaagctaagcagggcttgccCTGGCCAGTGCTTTGAAGGGAGACCACTGCGTATACCAGGTCTctgaactctttgaattttgactttagcttgctgCCTTTTTATACTTTGATTCTTGCTCCggatttttacatttgccaaagtatttaaaaaattttTCAGCCAAATCACCTGCGGCCACACCATTCAAAATCAGTCCATTGAAATGagtgtgcctgtgtatgctaggtctctttgaactctttgaattttgtcatggcccttttggctttagcttgccgcctttctcaactttgattctctcTCTTGACTTTTATACTTTCTGAAAGTATTTCAAACGCTCTCTaccaagtcacctgtggcccCCATGAACCTGATCTTGGTAGAACTGGAAAGCTTAGCAAGGCTTGCCCTGGTTGGTGCTTGGAAGGGAGAGCAGTGTGTATAGCCATTTTCTGAACTCTTTAAATTTTGACTTTTGCTTTTTATACTTTAATTCTTTCTCTGtacttttacatttgccaaagtatttaaatttttttcagcCAAATCACCTGCAGCCACAATATTCAAAATCAGTCCATTGAagtgagtgtgcctgtgtatgctaggtctcttaactctttgaattttgtcatggcccttttgactttagcttgccgcctttgtCAACTTTGATTCTCTCTCTTGAATTTTACACTttgtgagtgtaagtgagtgtaagtatTTCAAGCATTTTCAAGCAAGTCACCTGCAGCCTGAATTAAATTGATCTTgatagatctggaaagctaagcagggcttgccTTGTCAGTGCTTTGAAGGGACACTGCTGCCTGaagcaggtctcttaactctttgaattttgtcatggcccttttggctttaggttgccacctttttcaactttggcaaatgtaaaagtcctgagaaagaatcaaagttgaaaaaggtggcaacctaaagccaaaagggccatgacaaaattcaaagagttaagagacctgctgtaaacagtggtctcccttccaagcactGACCAGGGCATGCCCTACTCAGCTTTCCAGAtctatcaagatcaggttcattcaGGCCGCAAGGGACTTGGTTGAAAGTGTTTGAAATACTTTCACAAAGTTTAAAAGTCAAGAgagagaatcaaagttgagaaaggaggcaagctaaagtcaaaatggccatgacaaaattcaaagagttaagagacctagcatacacaggcacactcactTCAATGGACTGATTTTGCATGGTGTGGCactgacaaaattcaaagagttcagAGACCTGCTTTAGGCAGCGGCCTCccttcccagcactgtgtcgggcTAATTCTGCGTATGTCTAAAAGAATTTAAGGCTCCTTTTTagtaacaggaggagtcttaaataatatatgcccaactctgaattcgatatcgagcTTTCCCAATCAATTGCTACAAAGGTGagaaatcatgacaattatttaataaaataattaatttatttaaatatgcataTGACAAAAAAATTACTTCTTATAAAAAATCCATTAAACACTCCCTGATATACTTTCAATAATTAATCAAAAGGAGAATTGACCAATAGACATtattcaataaatggcaagcatccacaagataatatatgtacgttcactttcaatacttaataataaggtaattaaatatgttgaatcaaaggaagggtaaatgattgattttgaggtcttaaggaattctatccttaaattttcttatttctccattaaatcgctaacttggatatcatatatgtgttaatgaaaaataaaatggacccaaattaaacagattattcccagtttgcaactctgggaaagtcaatgtttagggtaagactataatatacataggaataataaatatccaagcatacaacctaatcgagaaaaagtataacaaaatttatatttaccagagtagagtttTCTTGTAATTGAGAGTAGTTTCTCCTTCTTCTTCCAGTTTTTAGATCTCTTTAGATTCTCTTTTTCAGGTTCTTTCTTTTAGAtccctcttttctttttttttttatccgtcCTCCCGTCTCCTaacttatccctcatctctatctaaaactccacctctgggatttatcaactagccaactggcatcaaagggcagtctttaagttaaactatcaccagttgatttaaatatttattacagtgacctctggacccgtaatgtcctccaccatctgtggatgtcactgtttcctcaatattgtggtctgaaaatattcagaaaatataaaataacttttgaccttccttaattcgatgttacacactattgttgacattgctccacactagaacaatgctgtgtaactacttaataccttagtacacatacaatatatgtcattggtctgtccttgattaattattaccctctcaacaggtatgctctatattgtggagagtttgtaagatccttcaaggtgttctcatcttattcacctagacaccaaggattatataacctttgatatttgctttaacccaaaggttatacatctgggctagtaatccgatacaaacctccttttcAACACATATgtttctgatcaactaaacaaaataacattcattatttattcctatatgattcatcaaaaagcataatatcattcatgaataatagaaaatattctattaagtaacataatcacgttatcattaacaaatcagaatattcttgtaattaataattatcttatctgaaaatccgacaaatcccccttgtttttctaaaatgtttcctaTAATATGAACATTTTAGGAAAATTACTTAGGGTTTTCAAACTCTTCCTTCATCATACTCATTATGTAAACTTGATCGGCGAGATTTAAGCCATAGTTTATCTAGAGTCTTTTTGATGATCTTTATCCAATGAATTGCTAAGATGGTGATTACAGTTAACCATCCTACTATAATTGTGATCAATATACTCCATATATAGTTTTCCCACCATGACCAAACAGAAGGAAACAGTATTTCGTCATCAGTTGGTGAAAATTGTGGAGTATCCATGgtaatattatgtttttttataaccATACGGATGGTATGGCTGGGCTTATTGTCCAACAAAAATTTTAAATCCGGACTTATGGTAATTTCCTGATTTTGGAATGCATCAATGCTTTCCACCTCTCCTTCAATGTCTTCAATGTTCACAGGATATAATGTGCGATTTCCAATTACAACTCTGGAATTAGGGGGTACTTTGATAATCGATACATGAGTTGGTATAGCAATAATTTTTGCCATAATGTGGTCCTTAGAAAAAACAGTTAGGTCAGGTAAACGAGTACTAACGAGCCATTTGTCTTTTATTAAAACTGCATTCACCCAATCTTTCTCCTCGATTTTAGACAAAGTTACCTGGCATTTTTCTGATCCATGTTTCTCAAAGTCAAGTCCGCACAAAGCATTAGTTGTATCATAATTAAATGGGTCACCTTCACATTGAAAGTTATTATCTCTAAAAATTGCACAATTATTTAGAATAGGAACAGATAGCCAGTCCGGTCTCCAAGATTGATATGCCACGATATCAGGGGTTTGGATCTTAACATGAATATTATCTCTCCATGTACCTACattgtggatttttttcatttgaaatataTTGTTCCTATTGACCACTGGAATTGATAGTAAAAAGCAGATTTCCATTTTAACAGGATCAATGTATAATGGTATGGCAACTCCCATATTAAACGCTAAGTTCATTTGGATATCCTCTACTTTATCTCCATCTGCATTTTGTAACATCTTGCGAATAATCTCGTATGATACAAAATAGAGAGGAATTCGCCCTTCTCTCAGGTCTTGCATTCCACTTTGCACCTCGTCATGGAAAACTTGAAGTTGAAAGTCGATACGCTCCTTTAGCAAAATCAGTTCTTGTTTAAACAGTTCATGACTTTGGTGAAGATTTATCGAGTGGTTTAATAATTTAGAGTGCAAGTTCGTAGCAATGACAGTGTCTTCCACAACGGTATACAAGTCTGTTAAATCTTTCTTTTGTCTTTCCATCTCCACATGAATATGTTGTAAATTAGTTTTTAATGAATTAATCTCAGATTCCATGGTTTTAAGGGATATGGAATTAGCGATTGTTACTCCGGTTGCAAACACATTTCCTACTACTGCAAAGATTATAGCAGCAACAACAGCAGAAATAAACCGTTTTGGTCTTTGGTTTGACGAAAAAGGCTCTCTGATTAAAGTTTTCCGGGTTTGCTCCAGGATTTGAGTAATCCACTTTTGTGAATATTCAATATGCAGCTGGTACCATGTTTGAATCTCCGGTGATCGAATATTGGATACGTTGACTTGTCTTTCGATGACACAACGTGGATCTAGGCTCATATAAATCTTCTGGGACAAGATTCTCTTGTTGGTCATGATGAATCCCGCTGTATCCTGTAGCATGATCCCGGATGATGGACCCGGCATCACAATCAGCTCAGCGTGTAACTCTTTCCCCAAGATCAGGACTGCATATAAAATAGCGATCATCTTGGATGGCATCTTTGTACCTATAGATAATCAAAAGAAATCATTAGGTTCAGCCGTCATATATACTTAGCAAGTTTCAGTTCACTGAGAAGATAAAGGATATTTAGAAGGTTGAGAGAGACATAGGCATATCATGATACAACatctatatacaatattaatCTCTACTTCTATCTTTAACTAAAATCTCTTGATTTCTTACTACTCAGCTCTCGACTTGCTCTATTCTCCGAAGCTGTTGGCTAGGATGACAAACACGTAATTGGTTAATGTGCACCCATTTTTCAACAAAATCATCCCCCTTAGGAATTTTAACTTTATAAACCACAGGAGATAATTTATCAGTGATTATATATGGACCTTTCCAGGAAGTTAAGAATTTCCTTTCCTTTACTTGGTCTCTGGCAAAGTTATAAAGATAAACTTTATCATCAACCTGATATTCCTTTTGAGTTGTTTTTAGATCATAGTACGTTTTTGTACTTACTGCAGCTTTCTCAATATTTCTTTGAGCAAACGCAAAAGCATGCTGTAGATGCTTTCGTAAATTTTCTACATATTGATGTGCAGTCATTGCATTCATCAAATTGTGATCTGTGGTTCTGTAAAGTAAATGTTGAGGTAATACCATTTTTCTACCCGTAATCATCTCAAATGGAGAAATTTTGGTTGCCGCACTCGGGGTGGCTCTAATAGCCATGAGAACTAGTGGTAACTTGACATCCCAGTCTTTACCAGATTCTTTGACAAACTTTTTCAGAATGTTTATGATTGATTGATTGTAACGCTCTACTCCACCACTAGAAGCTGGTCTGTAAGCTATGTGTAGCTTCCTTTTTACTCCTAGAATTTCCCACATCTTAGTCATTATTTCGCTGGTGAAGTGACTTCCGCGGTCAGATTCAATACGTTGGGGAAGACCAAatctggaaaatatatggttaatGAGCAGTGATGCGCATACACTAGAACTACACGTCTTACATGGCAAACATTCTACCCATTTTGTAAATAAACAAGTTACAGTTAGCATATACCGGTTTCCTTTTGAGGATGTTGTTACTGGTCCAATGAAATCAATTTGGAGGTCTGACCATGGCATGGATATTCCTCTTTTCATCAGCGGTGCCCGGTGATTGGGTCCTTGTGGCTGGAATTGAGGACATATCAAACATCCTTGACAATAAGTCCTGACATCCTGTAACATGTGTGGCCAATAAGCATAATCCCTTAACAATTCATATGTTATTTTCTCTCCTCGATGACCAGCTGTCGGGGCATCATGAGCATGTTGTAACATCAAACCCCGATATGCTGCGGGTACTACCCATTGTGTAATACCATTTTTCGAGGTTCGTATCAGCAATCCATCTTGTAATGAAAATTGGGACTCGCCTTTCACCAAAATACGTAACTCCTCTTTATCAGCACATTCTTCCATAGTTATGGGATGATCCTTTGgattttgaatatatttataaaataaaccaATAATGGGATCCCCTTTCTGACTCTCAATGAGATCTTCGCTAGGGGAATCTTGGCTCCACATTGCCACATTAGGTTGAGACTCCTTTTGGGTCTGACTCCTGGTTGTGGCATTCACTTGGATAGTTCCCATGAGGTCATCAATATCCAAGATCTCTCCCTCCATGGCTGCTTTCTTGGCAAGGGAATCTGCTAAGTCATTTCCATCTTTATCTGCACCTGAATGTTTCGAATGACCCCTTACCTTCTTCCAATATATGTTAAGGCTGTGGGTAGTAACTAATTCATCGATTTTACAAAACAACTTACCATGTTTGACTGGTTTCTTATTACTTCTCATCATATTGGATCTTTTCCATCCGGGAAAATATTCCACAAAGCTGTTCCGAACATAATCGGAATCTGTAATTAAAACAAATTCTTTAATATCATATTCAATAGCCATTTGTACGGCTTTGTACACAGCAGCAAGCTCTGCGACTTGGCTACTTTTGGAACCAATCTTGTATCCTGTGGATATCTCTGGGAATACATTATTCCATACTATCCCAATACCTGCAACTAGCATCTTTTCAGCTTCTTCTGTATGGAAAGAACAGCCATCAACATATACACATGGTAATGATTTGCAGTATTCTTCTTCATATGATTTATATGGAGATAGTGATTGTTCCTCCAGAAAGTCATTTTCTGGTGACTCATCTTTGTGTTCAACATTAATACAATCATGGAGTTCAGCTAATCCTTGAGCAACTGGATTTTTAGTATCCTGTTTATATCTGATCTCCAATGGCCATCCCATAAGGGACATTGTCCATGCAGTTATCCTACTATTTGACAGGTTTCCATCCTTTAATCGACCACTCTGTAAATATTGTAGTGATTGATGTGCAGTTTCCACAATTATCTTTTCACCTTGAATAAAACTCCTGAAATATTGCAAAGCCCATACAGTTGCTAATAATGCTTTTTCACAGTTATTAAATTTTATTTCAACTGATGATAATGACTTGCTGGCATAAG
Coding sequences within it:
- the LOC105947558 gene encoding protein NYNRIN-like: MSLMGWPLEIRYKQDTKNPVAQGLAELHDCINVEHKDESPENDFLEEQSLSPYKSYEEEYCKSLPCVYVDGCSFHTEEAEKMLVADSDYVRNSFVEYFPGWKRSNMMRSNKKPVKHGKLFCKIDELVTTHSLNIYWKKVRGHSKHSGADKDGNDLADSLAKKAAMEGEILDIDDLMGTIQVNATTRSQTQKESQPNVAMWSQDSPSEDLIESQKGDPIIGLFYKYIQNPKDHPITMEECADKEELRILVKGESQFSLQDGLLIRTSKNGITQWVVPAAYRGLMLQHAHDAPTAGHRGEKITYELLRDYAYWPHMLQDVRTYCQGCLICPQFQPQGPNHRAPLMKRGISMPWSDLQIDFIGPVTTSSKGNRYMLTVTCLFTKWVECLPCKTCSSSVCASLLINHIFSRFGLPQRIESDRGSHFTSEIMTKMWEILGVKRKLHIAYRPASSGGVERYNQSIINILKKFVKESGKDWDVKLPLVLMAIRATPSAATKISPFEMITGRKMVLPQHLLYRTTDHNLMNAMTAHQYVENLRKHLQHAFAFAQRNIEKAAVSTKTYYDLKTTQKEYQVDDKVYLYNFARDQVKERKFLTSWKGPYIITDKLSPVVYKVKIPKGDDFVEKWVHINQLRVCHPSQQLRRIEQVES
- the LOC116411614 gene encoding uncharacterized protein LOC116411614, which encodes MPSKMIAILYAVLILGKELHAELIVMPGPSSGIMLQDTAGFIMTNKRILSQKIYMSLDPRCVIERQVNVSNIRSPEIQTWYQLHIEYSQKWITQILEQTRKTLIREPFSSNQRPKRFISAVVAAIIFAVVGNVFATGVTIANSISLKTMESEINSLKTNLQHIHVEMERQKKDLTDLYTVVEDTVIATNLHSKLLNHSINLHQSHELFKQELILLKERIDFQLQVFHDEVQSGMQDLREGRIPLYFVSYEIIRKMLQNADGDKVEDIQMNLAFNMGVAIPLYIDPVKMEICFLLSIPVVNRNNIFQMKKIHNVGTWRDNIHVKIQTPDIVAYQSWRPDWLSVPILNNCAIFRDNNFQCEGDPFNYDTTNALCGLDFEKHGSEKCQVTLSKIEEKDWVNAVLIKDKWLVSTRLPDLTVFSKDHIMAKIIAIPTHVSIIKVPPNSRVVIGNRTLYPVNIEDIEGEVESIDAFQNQEITISPDLKFLLDNKPSHTIRMVIKKHNITMDTPQFSPTDDEILFPSVWSWWENYIWSILITIIVGWLTVITILAIHWIKIIKKTLDKLWLKSRRSSLHNEYDEGRV